A genomic segment from Nicotiana sylvestris chromosome 1, ASM39365v2, whole genome shotgun sequence encodes:
- the LOC138869218 gene encoding large ribosomal subunit protein uL10-like: MAPFEALYGQRCRSPIEWFEPAEAKLYGTDLVKDTLEKGIMRFMKKCKLSPGFIGPFEVLRRVEEVAHELALPPSLSGVHPVFHVFMLQRYHADLSHVLDFSTIQLDESLGYEEEPVAIVARQVRQLRSKRISANVLAIVVETDYSFPLADKVKEYLEDPSKFVVVAAAPVAAASFGVVPAAAKEEEKDGPTEQSDDDAGFSLFD; encoded by the exons atggctccatttgaggctttatatggtcagcgatgtcgttctcctatcgagTGGTTTGAGCCCgccgaggctaagttatatggtactgatttggtaaaggataccttggaaaag ggtattatgagattcatGAAGAAGTGCAAGTTGAGCCCcgggtttataggcccatttgaggtgttgaggcgagttgaggAGGTTGCtcatgagcttgctttacctcccagcttaTCAGGggttcatccagtttttcacgtgtTTATGCTCCAGAGATATCACGCTGACTTGTCACATGTGCTAGACTTCAGCactattcagctagatgagagcttgggttatgaAGAGGAACCAGTTGCTATAGTTGCAAGACAAgttcgccagttgagatccaagaggatttctgcg AATGTGTTGGCCATTGTTGTTGAGACCGATTATTCTTTTCCTCTGGCTGACAAAGTGAAAGAATACCTGGAGGATCCTAGCAAGTTTGTCGTTGTTGCTGCTGCACCTGTAGCAGCTGCTAGTTTTGGTGTTGTTCCTGCTGCTGCTAAGGAGGAGGAGAAGGATGGACCTACTGAGCAGTCGGATGATGACGCGGGCTTCAGTTTATTTGATTAG